Genomic DNA from alpha proteobacterium U9-1i:
TACGGCGAAGGCGATGTCGTTCCGCGCTGGTTCGTGCACGGGCTGTTCGCATGAGCTTTGCTGAGCTTTGCGTCACCACCAATTTTTCCTTCCTCCGCAGCGGCTCACATCCGGAGGAGATGACGGAGCAGGCCAAGCTGATTGGTCTTGCCGGCATTGGCGTCGCCGATCGCAACACGCTCGCCGGCGTTGTTCGCGCGCATGTGGTGGCGAAGGAAAAGAAACTCCGCATGATTGTCGGCGCGCGACTGGTGTTTCGCGACGGAACGCCGGACCTGATCGCTTATCCGAAAGACCGCGCCGCCTACGCCAATCTCACGCGCTTGCTCACCGTGGGAAACCGCCGTGCGCCGAAGGGCGAATGTTATCTGGATTTCGCGGATTACCTTGCCCACGCCGAGGGGCTTCAAACGATCCTCGTGCCTGTCTTTGCTCCTGGCGAAACACCGGACGGGTTCGCGCTTTATCTCCAGCAGATCAAGCAAGTCGCCGGCGCCGCGTGGCTCGCCGCGCCGTTCCGTTTCGACGGCGAAGAGCGGCGCAATTTGCGGCTGTTGAAGCAACTCGCCGCCCAAACCGGCGCGCGTCTGTTGGCGACGACCGAGCCGCTAATGCATGTTCCCGAACGTCGTGCGCTGCTCGATATCGTCACCTGCATCCGCGAAAAGAAGAAGCTCGACGAAGCGGGCGATTTGCTCGCGGTGAACGCCGAGCGCCACCTCAAGCCGCCAGAAGAAATCGTCCGCCTCTACGCCGCCACGCCGGAAGCGGTGGCGGAAAGTTTGCGCTTCCTTGAAGGCATAAGCTTCTCGATGGAGCATCTGCGCTACGAATACCCGGAAGAAACCGCCGCTGGCTTCTCCGATCCGCAAGACGCGCTGGAGCATCTCGTGTGGGAGGGCGCGGAGGATCGTTATCCCAATGGCGTGCCGGAAAAAGTGAGAGACGCGCTGACCCGTGAACTCGGGATCGTCGGACGCATGCGTTATGCGCCGTATTTTCTCACCGTCGCCGATATCGTGCGCTTCGCGCGTTCCGGGGTCGATAAAGACGGCAATCCGGTCAAGCCAATTCTGTGCCAAGGGCGCGGTTCGGCGGCGAATTCCGCCATCTGCTATTGCCTCGGCATCACTTCGGTCGATCCAGCGCGCAACACGCTCTTGTTCGATCGCTTCGTCTCCGAAGAACGCGGCGAACCTCCGGACATCGACGTCGATTTCGAGCACGAACGCCGCGAAGAGGTGATCCAGTACGTCTATCAGAAATACGGCCGCGATCGCGCGGGGCTGGCCGCGACTCTCATATGCTATCGCGGCCGCAGCGCCATTCGCGAGGTCGCGAAAACGTTCGGCTATTCCGAGGATCGCGTCAGCAGTCTCGCCAAGATGTTGCACTGGTGGTCAAGCGGGGTTTCCGAGCGTGATCTCAAAGAAAACGGCCTCGACGTCGCGGACCCGAAACTCATGGCGTGCGTGAGATTGGCCAACGAGCTGCAAGGCTTTCCGCGTCATCTCTCCCAGCACGTGGGCGGCTTCGTGATTACGCGTGAGAAGCTGCACGACGTCGTGCCGGTGCAGAATGCGGCGATGGACGAGCGCACTGTCGTTGAATGGAATAAGGATGATCTCGAAGATCTTGGAATCTTGAAGGTCGATCTGCTTGGGCTTGGGATGCTCACGTGTTTGCAAAAAGCGTTCGATCTCCACAAGAAACACTACCCAGACGACGATTGCATTAAGCTCACGTCTCCCACGGACGATCCGCGCGTTTACAAGATGCTGCATCGCGCGGATTCGATCGGTGTGTTTCAGGTCGAAAGCCGGGCGCAGATGTCGATGCTGCCGAGGCTCAAGCCTGTCGATTTTTACGATCTCGTGATTGAGGTTGCGATCGTTCGCCCAGGCCCGATCCAGGGCGGGATGGTGCATCCGTATCTGAAGCGTCGCCAAGGTTTGGAAAAGCCTATCGCGCCCAAGCCGGAGCTTTGGGAGGTGCTGAAGCGCACGCTCGGCGTGCCGCTGTTCCAAGAGCAAGCCATGCAGATCGCCATCGTTGCTGCGGGTTTCTCACCGCCGGAGGCGGATAAACTGCGACGCGCCATGGCGACGTTCAAGCGTGTCGGCACGATCGGTTCGCTGAAGGCCAAGTTCATCGACGGCATGCTCGCCAACGGCTACGAGCGCGCCTTCGCGGAGGCCTCGTTCGCTCAAATCGAAGGCTTCGGCGAATACGGCTTTCCCGAAAGCCATGCCGCGAGCTTTGCGATCCTTGTCTACGCTTCGTCCTGGCTCAAATGTTATTATCCAGACGTGTTCGCCGCCGCTTTGTTGAACGCGCAGCCGATGGGCTTTTACGCCCCGGCACAGATCGTGCGCGACGCGGTCGATCACGGCGTCGAGGTGCGCTCCATTGATGTGAATTGCTCCGAATGGGACAACATTCTGGAAGATGGCCCCGTCGCCGCCCAGCGTCTGCATGCGCGTCACATCGAGATGGAAAACGACGTGCGTAGCACGCACGCGATGCGCCTCGGTTTTCGCCAGGCCAAAGGCTTGGATGAGGCGGAGCTCAAACAACTCGTGGATCGCCGCGGCGTTGGATACGATTCAGTACGAGACGTCTGGCTCCGCAGCGGCGTGCGCCCATCCACCATCGAACGCTTGGCGGATTTGGATGCGTTCCGCTCCATCGGCTTAGATCGCCGCGACGCATTGTGGGCGGCGCGCGGCCTCAACCGCGTCGGCGGGCAGGAGGATTTGCCTCTATTCGCCGGGCGTCGCGGCGTCGATCCGAGTCTCGAACCGGATTTCGATCTGCCGTCCATGCACATGGGTGAGCACGTTGTGGAGGATTATCGCACGCTCGGGCTGTCGCTGAAAACACACCCTGCCGCGTTGCTGCGCGACGAACTCAGTGCGCGCCGCGTCATAAAGAGCGAACAGCTTACGCACATCCCCAATGGCCAGCGCACGCGTGTCGCCGGCCTTGTGCTTGTACGTCAGCGCCCCGGCACGGCGTCCGGCGTCATTTTCATGACGTTGGAGGACGAAACCGGCATCGCCAATATCGTCGTCTGGCCCAAGCTGTTCGAGCAATTCCGCGCCGAGGTGATCGGTGGGCGCCTCGTGGCGATTGATGGGCCGGTGCAAAGCGAAAGCGGCGTCATTCATGTGATCGCTGAGCGTGTCTACGATTACACGCCGTTGCTGGCGAAGCTCTCGATCGCCGGCCCGCAAATCGATCCGTCCGGCCCCACTGACGAACCGCGTCGTGGCGGCCAAGGCGACGCGCGCATGCAGCACCCACGCAATGTGCGCATCGATTTAAAAGTGGAGCCACCGCCCGCGGCCGGCGTGATGCCCAAAGGGCGGAATTTTCATTAAGTGCGCCAGCGGGCGTAGATCGCTGTCGGCAGTACGCGCTCATCGTCGGCGTGCGGCAACGCCATTTCACCAAATTCCCAGGCGCCGCCCCGGAATGATGTGGCGTCCTGGGCGGCCTGTGCGAGCGCGATGAACGACAGGCGCACGGCGTAGACGGTGAGGATCATGAATTGCCCTGGTCGCGCATCGCCCAGCAGCGCGGCGCAATCGCGGATCAATTCCGAGAGAGTGTCCTCAAGCTTCCACGTTTCGCCATTGGGGCCGCGCCCATACTTTGGCGGGTCGAGGATGATGCCGTGGTAGCGTTTGCCGCGCCGCAGCTCGCGCTTTACGAACCCGTGGGCGTCGTCGCAAATCCAACGGATCGGCGTATTGTCCAATCCAGCCGCGGCTTGGTTCTCCCGCGCAAATCCGATCGCCTTCTTCGACGCGTCAACATGCGTGACCTTCGCGCCGGCGCGCGCCGCCGCAAGCGACGCGAGGCCAGTATAGCCAAACAAGTTCAGCACTTCGGCAGACTGTTCACGCTTCACGCCGCTGATTGCGTCGGCGGCATAACGCCAATGCACCGAATGTTCGGGGAAGAAGGCCAAGTGCCTGAACGGCGTCGGACGTGAGAGAAACGTCATCCCATCCCAGGCGATCGGCCATGTCGGCGGCAGTTCGCGGTCGAAGCGCCAGCGTCCCGCTTCGCTTTCTTCGTCGCCGCTTGCCGCGAACACTGCGTCTGCTTTCGCCCATTCGTTTTCGCGTCGTGGCCTCCACAGCGCCTGCGGCTCGGGCCGGTCGAAGCGATAAGGTCCGACTTGCTCAAGCTTGCGGCCGTTGCCGGAATCGATAACGCGATACTCGCGCCAATCGTCAGCCACTAGGATTTTAGGCACGGGCGCCGTCATAGCCTCGCCTCCGCCACACATCGTAAAGTGTCACCGCCGTCGCGACGGCCAGGTTCAAGCTGTCCGCCCGCCCGCGCATCGGCAGCTTTACCAAGAGATCGCACGCGGCCTCCATCTCGGCGCTGAGGCCCGATTGTTCGTTGCCCATGAGCACAATGATCCGCCCGCCAACACCGACGTCGTCGCCCAGCGCCGCGCCCTTCAGCGATGTCCCGAGCAGTTTGGCGCCGCGCGTGCGTTTGAACCGCAGAAGTTCGTCGAACGACGCGCGGGCGATCTTGACGCCGAACACCGACCCCATGGTCGCACGCACGGCTTCAATCGAAAATGGGTCGCAGCTCTCGCCGACCAGGACAACGCCGCCTGCGCC
This window encodes:
- a CDS encoding DNA polymerase III alpha subunit, which encodes MSFAELCVTTNFSFLRSGSHPEEMTEQAKLIGLAGIGVADRNTLAGVVRAHVVAKEKKLRMIVGARLVFRDGTPDLIAYPKDRAAYANLTRLLTVGNRRAPKGECYLDFADYLAHAEGLQTILVPVFAPGETPDGFALYLQQIKQVAGAAWLAAPFRFDGEERRNLRLLKQLAAQTGARLLATTEPLMHVPERRALLDIVTCIREKKKLDEAGDLLAVNAERHLKPPEEIVRLYAATPEAVAESLRFLEGISFSMEHLRYEYPEETAAGFSDPQDALEHLVWEGAEDRYPNGVPEKVRDALTRELGIVGRMRYAPYFLTVADIVRFARSGVDKDGNPVKPILCQGRGSAANSAICYCLGITSVDPARNTLLFDRFVSEERGEPPDIDVDFEHERREEVIQYVYQKYGRDRAGLAATLICYRGRSAIREVAKTFGYSEDRVSSLAKMLHWWSSGVSERDLKENGLDVADPKLMACVRLANELQGFPRHLSQHVGGFVITREKLHDVVPVQNAAMDERTVVEWNKDDLEDLGILKVDLLGLGMLTCLQKAFDLHKKHYPDDDCIKLTSPTDDPRVYKMLHRADSIGVFQVESRAQMSMLPRLKPVDFYDLVIEVAIVRPGPIQGGMVHPYLKRRQGLEKPIAPKPELWEVLKRTLGVPLFQEQAMQIAIVAAGFSPPEADKLRRAMATFKRVGTIGSLKAKFIDGMLANGYERAFAEASFAQIEGFGEYGFPESHAASFAILVYASSWLKCYYPDVFAAALLNAQPMGFYAPAQIVRDAVDHGVEVRSIDVNCSEWDNILEDGPVAAQRLHARHIEMENDVRSTHAMRLGFRQAKGLDEAELKQLVDRRGVGYDSVRDVWLRSGVRPSTIERLADLDAFRSIGLDRRDALWAARGLNRVGGQEDLPLFAGRRGVDPSLEPDFDLPSMHMGEHVVEDYRTLGLSLKTHPAALLRDELSARRVIKSEQLTHIPNGQRTRVAGLVLVRQRPGTASGVIFMTLEDETGIANIVVWPKLFEQFRAEVIGGRLVAIDGPVQSESGVIHVIAERVYDYTPLLAKLSIAGPQIDPSGPTDEPRRGGQGDARMQHPRNVRIDLKVEPPPAAGVMPKGRNFH
- a CDS encoding SAM dependent methyltransferase yields the protein MTAPVPKILVADDWREYRVIDSGNGRKLEQVGPYRFDRPEPQALWRPRRENEWAKADAVFAASGDEESEAGRWRFDRELPPTWPIAWDGMTFLSRPTPFRHLAFFPEHSVHWRYAADAISGVKREQSAEVLNLFGYTGLASLAAARAGAKVTHVDASKKAIGFARENQAAAGLDNTPIRWICDDAHGFVKRELRRGKRYHGIILDPPKYGRGPNGETWKLEDTLSELIRDCAALLGDARPGQFMILTVYAVRLSFIALAQAAQDATSFRGGAWEFGEMALPHADDERVLPTAIYARWRT